The region GTAAAGGGGCGCTGCTTTGTGGAGGTCAAGAACGTCACCCTGGTGGAAGACGGCCGAGCCCTGTTCCCGGATGCCGTCACCACCCGCGGCCAGAAACACCTGCGGGAGTTGATGCGGGTCGTCGCGGAGGGGGACCGGGGCGTGATCTTCTTCACGGTCCAGCGCGGGGACGGCCACTCGGTCTCCCCGGCCGACGCCATCGACCCGGAATACGGGCGCTTGCTCAGGCTGGCCCTGGACAACGGCGTGGAGGCCCTGGCCTACCGGGCCCTGGTGACGCCGGAGGAGATCAGGCTGACGGAGCGGCTGCCGGTCATCGTGTAAGGCCCGAAAGCTAAACGGCATAAATCTGCCACAGAGACACGGAGACACAGAGAAAACCAAAAGAGCAGGGCAGACAAAAAGAGAGAATTCCCGTTTTTCCCGAAAACCGCTTTGCCTTTCTCTGTGAACCTCTGTGTCTCCGCGTCTCTGTGGCAGATGTCGATTTTTGAAAAGCATTGAATGTTTGAATTTCCCCGTGAATGGAGACAGATTATGCCCCCCAAACAGTTACGCATCGGCACCCGCGCCAGTCAACTGGCCCTCTGGCAGGCAAACTGGGTCAAGTCCGAGCTGGAGAAACGCTATCCCGGCATGGAGGTCACCCTGACCAAGATCAAGACCATCGGCGACAAGATCCTCGACGTGCCCCTGGCCCAGGTCGGCGGCAAAGGGCTGTTCGTCAAGGAGATCGAAGAGGCGATGCTGCGGGGGGAGATCGACATCGCCGTGCACAGCATGAAGGATGTCCCGACCGAGTTCCCGGAAGGGCTGGGACTGCACTGCATCACCGAGCGGGAAGACCCGCGCGACGCCGTCATATCCCGCAATGTCACGTTCAGCGAGCTGCCCCAGGGAGCTCGCATCGGCACCAGCGCCCTGCGCCGCCAGGCCCAACTTTTGAAGGTGCGCCCCGACCTGCAGATGGTAATTATCCGCGGCAACGTGGAGACCCGCATCCGCAAGCTGGAGGACGACAATCTGGACGCCGTCATCCTGGCCGCGGCCGGCCTGAAGCGGCTCGGTTTCACCGAAAAGGTCGCCGAATACCTGGATACGGACCTCTCCATCCCGGCCATCGGCCAGGGGGCGCTGGGGATCGAGTGCCGCCTGGACGACGCCGTAATCACGGAGACCATCGATTTCTTCAACCACCCGGACACCAGCTATGCGGTACGGGCCGAACGCGCCCTTTTGAAGCGCTGCGAGGGGGGGTGCCAGGTGCCCATCGCGGCCCACGGCACCGTCTCCGGCGGGACCTTGCGCCTGGTCGGCTTCATCGCCGCGGTGGACGGCCAGCGCTCCGTACGGGGCGAGGTCAGCGGCCCGATGGCGGAATGCGAGAAGCTGGGCATCCAACTGGCCGACCACCTCCTCGGCGAGGGGGGCAAGGCCATCCTCGAAGAGGTCTACCAGCGGGAGATCGCCTCCCCGTCCCATCCATGAGCGACCCGAGCCGCCATACCGGGATGATTTATCTCGTCGGCGCCGGTCCCGGCGACCCGGGGCTGATCACGCTCAAGGGGGTGGAGTGCCTGCAACGGGCCCAGGTGGTGGTCTACGACTACCTGGCCAACGAGCAGCTGCTGGCCCATGCGCCGGCGGATGCGGAACTGATCTATGCCGGCAAGATCGGCGGCCGCCACAACCAGGACCAGGAGGAGATCAACCGCCTCCTGGTGGCAAAGGGGCGCGAGGGGAAGGCCGTGGTCCGGCTCAAGGGGGGGACCCCTTCGTGTTCGGGCGGGGCGGCGAGGAGTGCGAGGCGCTGAGCGACGCCGGGATCCCCTTCCAGGTCGTGCCGGGGGTTACCGCCGCCGTGGGTGCGGCGGCCTATAGCGGCATCCCCCTGACCCACCGCAATTTCACCGCCTCGGTGGCCTTCGTCACCGGCCACGAGGGAAAAGACAAGAGCGAGTCGGCCATCGACTGGGACCGCCTCTCCCTGGGCAACGGCACGGTGGTCTTTTACATGGGGATCACCACCCTGCGGAGCAACATGGAGCGTTTGCTGCGGCACGGCCGCAGCCCGCAGACGCCGGTGGCGCTGGTGCGCTGGGGGACGGCGCCGACCCAGCAGGTCCTGACCGGCACCCTGGGCGACATCGCCGACCGGGCCGAGGCTGCCGGCTTCAAGCCGCCGGCCGTGACCATCGTGGGGGAGGTGGTTGCCCTCAGGGACCGGTTGCGCTGGTTCGACAACCGCCCGCTCTTCGGCCGCAAGGTCCTGGTGACGCGGGCCGCCGACCAGGCGGGAGAATTTGCCGCCATGCTGGCTGACCGCGGGGCGCTGGTCATGGAGTGCCCCACCATCAAGCTGGTGGACCCGGAATCCTGGGAACCGCTGGATGCCGCCATCCGTACCATGGGCAGCTACGACTGGCTGGTGCTGACCTCGGTCAATGGTGCGCGCCGCTTCTTCCAGCGCCTCGCCGCCCTTGGCCTGGATGCCAGGGCGGTGGGAAACTGCCGGGTCTGCGCGGTGGGGCCGAAGACGGCCGAAGCGATACGCGCCTGTGGCATCTGCCCCGACATGGTGCCCTCGGATTACAAGGCGGAAGGGGTGGTGGCCGAGTTCGCCAAGCTGGCGATGGACGGCGCCCGGGTGCTTTTCCCCCGTGCCGACAAGGCCCGGGAGGTCATCCCCTGCGAGCTGAAGCGCCTGGGGGCCCAGGTGGACAGCCCGGTGGCCTACCGCAACGTGATGCCCGACCGGTTGCCGCCCGAAGCGCTCTTTTCCCTTGAAAAGCGCACCGTGGACTGCATCACGTTCACCTCCTCCTCCACGGTCCACAACCTGGCCGACATGCTGGGCAGCGACCTGCTGGTGAACATGCTGAAAGGGGTGTCGGTGGCCAGCATCGGGGCCATTACCTCCAAGGCCTGCCGGAGCCTGGGGCTCAAGGTCGATATCGAGCCTGCCAGTTCCACCCTGGCGCACTTGGCCGAAGAGATCGAACGCCATTACCGCACCGCCCGCTAGACCGTCCAACCCCACACCACCATCGCACGATGACGGCGCGGCTTCCCCGACCGAAGCGGTGCCGCCGCGGCCTTTCCCCATCCCCATCCACCCTGATGCGCAGGGTTTTTTCAGGGTAGAGTAACCTTTTCGGGGGCAGTGATGTCTAGAAGGTAGATGTCACTATTTACCGGAGGTGCAAAACCATGGGAAATTCTCACAACGGTATCAAAAGAATTGCCGCGATGCTGTGCATCACGGCAGCAACGGCCTTCGCCGGCATTGCCCAGGCGCACGACGGCGGGTGGGAAGACGGCGGCTGCGGCCGGCAACACCACAAGCACGTGGGTAAACTCTTCGGCAAGCTCGGCCTGACCGACGCCCAGAAGGCCCAGGCCAAGGCGATCTTCCAGGGGAACAGGGAGGTGGTGAAGCCGATAGTCGCCAATCTCAGGGCCGAGCGTAAAAACCTGGAGACGCTGCTCCATGCCGACAGCATAGACGAAGCGGCCATCCGTGCCCAAACCGCCAAGATTGCCGGCATCCAGGCGGACCTGAATATCAACAAGGCCAAGGTCGGCGCCAAGTTCCGGGCCATCCTGACGCCGGACCAGCTTGCCAAGTTGAAGGCGCTGCAGCAGAAACACACTGAAGCCAAGGATAAGTAACCGGAGAGGGGGCGCCTATCGCCGCTGGGGGATAGGCGCCCAAAGATCGGTCCACAAGGCCGGGCCGCGCGGTCCGGCTGCTTTTTGCTTTCTGGAGAGCCGAACGATGAAGAGAATCCTGAGTGCCATGGTTATTGCCGCCCATCTTACGGGATGCGTCGCGTATCAAAGCAGGTCCGTCCCCTTTCTCGCCCCCCAGGACAACGCCGCCTCCCTGGAGGTGAACGGCGTGCGGGTCGGGGCCGAGGCCTTTGCCGATCCCGTCAGGGCGGAGGATGCTTTTGGCTTCGATGTCAGAAGCGCCGGCCTCCTCCCGGTCCAGCTGGTGCTGGACAACCAGAGCGGCCAGGGGGTTGAAGTCATGGCGGCGCAAACCTTCCTCATTGACGGGGGCAACCGTTACTGGAAGGTTCTGGCACCGGGCGAGGCCGCAAGCCGTGTCGATGCGGCGACCGCCGGAGGCGCCATCGGCAGCGGCGCCGGCAAGGGGGCCATGTACGGCGCTGCGGCCGGCTCTATCCTCGGTTTGGCCCTGGGGGTCGTCTCGGGCCATGGGGCGGGCGGCGCGGCGCTGACGGGCGGCGTCCTGGGCGCAGCTGGCGGCGCCGTCATCGGCGGGGCAGCGAAAGCCGACGATCGGGAAGAGCGGTCGCGGATTGCCGGCGATGTCCGGGAAAAGGTGATAGAAGGCAAGGCCATCCCGGCCGGTTCACTGACCAGCGGCTTCATCTTCTTCCCGGGGGAGGCCCAAAGCGCCAAGGCGCTGCGGCTGCAGATCCGCTTTCGGAGCAGCGGGCTCCAGCAGACCCTGCTGCTGCCGCTCACGCCGGGCGAATCCCCCCGGATTCTGCCCGGATCACCCGTGCGGCCGACGCCCGCCGATGGTTAGCGTCTTGTACGGAGTTCCGCGAACGGGGCGGTGCGACGTACCACAAGGTAAAAACAGGAGGTCATGGCTATGACAATGTTCAAGAAACGGGGATGGTACCCCCTGGCGGCGGGCCTGGCGCTCCTCGGGACGTCGCTTGTGACGTTCGGGGACGCGTGGGCATGGCGGTCGCCGCCACCCGCATACTGGTCCGGTCCGCGTTTCCGGGAACTGCCCCGGGAACACCGGGTTATAGGGTACGGCAGGGATTCGTTCTATTACACCCGGGGCCGCTATTATCGCCGGGGGGCTGACGGGTTCTTCCTGGTGGCGCCGCCGTTCGGCCTGGTCGTCCCCACGCTTCCCCTGGGCTTTGCCGCGCTGGTGGTGGGTGGACTCACCTACTACGAGCTGAACGGCATCTACTACCGGCAGGCCCCGGAGGGGTATGTGGTGGTGGAACCGCCGGCGGCGGTGGGCGCCCCCGCACCGAGCGCCGGTCAATCCGGCCAGCGGGTCGTGGTGCAGAGCGAGTTGTTGAATGTGCGCAGTGGCCCGAGCCTGGAGCAGGATATCCTGACGGAGGTCGGCCGGGGAACGGTCTTGAACGTGCTCGGCAAGGTGCCGGACTGGTACTATGTGGAGTTGACGAACGGCGAGCGCGGCTGGGTCATGGAACGGTTCGTCACGCCGGTGAAACCGGTGCCCGAGGGATAGCGCGGCTGTTGACCGGGACATTTTGGAGAGTGGAGCACGGGGCCCCGAAACAGGGGCCTCTTTTTTTGCCCTGGGCAGTGCCCCGCTTCCCGTGGGAATGCACCGTGCTCATTGTCGGTGGCTCTGCAATCGACCCATAAGCAGGACGCCCCCGGCCAGCAGCCCGCACGCCAGGATCATGGCGGCCATGGGGTAGGCCGTGCCGTTATGCAGCATGCTCACCAGGGCACTGACGAGACTTGCCAGGCCGAATTGCAGAACGCCCACAAGGGATGAGGCGCTGCCGGCATGGCGGCCGCTTTGGGCCATGGCCGCGGCGACGGCATTGGCGCCGATTACCGGGATCGTGGCAAGGCAAAAGAAGAGCGGCAGCATCAGCAGCGCCAGATGGGTGGTCGTGGCCAGGGCGAGCAACAGCGCCGCCGCGACGACATGCACCAGCAGGGCCCTGATGAAGATGGTCCGGGGTGAAAACCGCCGCAGCAGCAACCTGTTGAGCTGGCTGGCGGCAACCATGCCCACGGTGTTGACGCCGAACAGCCACCCGTATTGCTGCTGGCTCACACCGTGCAGACCCATGAAAACGAAAGGCGACCCGCTGATAAAGGCGAACATGGAGGCCAGAACCAGGCTGCTGGCAAGGGCCGGGACCATGAACTCCCGCCGGCGCATCAGGTTGCCGAAGGCCTTGAGCACGTGGCCGGCCCCCTGTCTCTGGCGGTCATGCACCGGCAGGGTCTCCGGCAGTCCCCGCGCCGCAAGGATGAAGCAGGCCGCACCGAAGAGCGTCAGGGACACGAACACGGCCGGCCAGCCGCCGATCAGGTGGATGTAGCCGCCAATGATCGGCGCCGCTATGGGGCCCGCCCCCTGCACGAGCATCACCGCCGATAATGCCTGGGCCGCCTGCTGCTCATCGAAGAGATCCGTGATCACGGCCCGGCTGACAATCATGCCGGCGCAGCCTCCCACGGCCTGCAGGAAGCGCAGGCCGGTAAAGGTGGCAATGTCCGGCGCCCAGACCGTCAGCAGGGAGGTGACGGTGAATATGGCGACCCCCGCCAGGAGCGGAAGCCGCCTGCCGAACCGGTCGATCAGCGGGCCGTAGAACAACTGGCCCACCGCCAGGCCGAGGACAAACGCGGAAAGGCTGTACTGTACCTGCTCCACGCCGCAGCCCAGGCTTGCCGCTATGCTCGGAAAGCTGGACAGGTACATGTCGGTGGAAAGCGGGGCAAAGACAAAGAGCATACCCAGGATCAGGGTGATTTTGTTGATGTTGACGGCCGTCCTGTGTTCAAGGGGCTCTAGTTCGGCGAGCTGGAGAGAGTTTTCCTGCATGATGGCGGGTCCTCGTTGCGTCGTATCGGAAAGGGGGCAGCGGATGCTGCCCCCCCCCGTTGGAGTGTCTGTGGCGGCAACCGCCCGGCGGTTGCCGGTCTTCAGAGCTGTCTGCGGAGGGCGGCAATGCCGGCCAGGGCGAACGCCACCACATGGTCGGCAAATGCCCCAAGGTCGTCAACAAAGGCGACGGGCGGGCCGATGGCCGTCGCTCCGTGCCGGAGCCGAACCCTGCGCATCATCATGGGGTAGATGCACATGCTGATGATGCCGGTCTCGCAAAAATCAACGTGTCGTTCCGTAGCGTCAGGCCCGAGCAGTTCGCGCACAACAGCCAGGGTCTTGTCACGCAGCGGGTCGAACTCAAGTCTCATGACCTCCTCCAAGAGCCCGGTCGGGTTGGCGACCTCCATCTGGGAGATGAAGAAGTCCCGGGTGCTCTCGTCGGCGATCCGCTCGACGAGAGCTTTCAGATGGCCACGCAGGCGCTCTTCGGCGGGGGCGTCTGCGCTCACCCCGCCGTCTTGGGGGTGGGCCTTCATTGATTCGGCGAAAGAGTGGTGCCACGTCTCCTGGTACAGGGCCTCTTTGCTGCCGAAGTAATAGTTCACGGCGGAGATGTTGGCGCCGGCCCGTTTGCAGATCTCCGCCACCGTGGCATCCCGGAACCCTTTCTCCACAAACACGTCGCACGCCGCCGACAGTATCTTTTCCCTGGTGGTATGTGACTTTTTCCGTGACATGGCGCCCCATTGAAACAAATTGTTATTTCAATTTTTAATTTAAAATATGTATTTGAATAAGTCAAGCGGGAAAAGGGTGGGAGGGGGGTGCTCGGCGCGGGGGGAATGCGCCAAAGGTTGGCAAGGCTTCACTGTGGGGCCGTTCAAGGGGTCTTTGCGGCGGCTAAGGCGGTGGGGAAAACCGGGGGAGCCGCCTGTGAAGGCGGCGGGCGGGGCAGAAAACCGCGGGGCATGTCGGCCTGGGTACTGTCCGGGTTACTCCCTTTCACCCGGACAGTGCCCAGCGCTTTTCCCTGATCGGATCAGAAGTAACGTTTCAACAGTCCGGCAAAGACCTGCCCGTGGCGGGCCTCGTCCTTGCACATCTCGTGAACGGTGTCGTGGATGGCGTCATAGTTGAGCTGCTTGGCCTTGGTCGCCAGATCCTTCTTGCCTTTGCAGGCCCCGTTTTCCGCTTCGATGCGCACGGTGAGGTTTGCCTTGGTATCGGCCTTGACGACCTCACCCAGCAGCTCGGCAAACTTGGCGGCATGCTCGGCCTCCTCGAAAGCGATCCGCTTATAGGCTTCAGCCACTTCGGGGTAGCCCTCCCGGTCGGCCTGGCGGCTCATGGCCAGATACATGCCGACTTCGGTACATTCTCCCATGAAGTTGCTTCTGAGCCCTTCGATGACCTCCTGATCAACCCCTTGTGCGACACCGATCCGGTGTTCATCGGCCCAACTGAGATCACGGTCGTCCTTCAGGGCGAATTTCTCGGCCGGCGCCTTGCATTGGGGGCACTCGGCCGGGGGGGCGTCTCCCTCGTGGACATAACCGCAGATGGTGCAGACAAACTTCTTCATTACCTTCTCCTTTTCATTTCAGTCGATTTTTGCCGCGCCGTTACGCGGGCCCTGCCGTGCGACGCTGCACCGGGGCCAGGAAACAAGCGTTGATGACTATTACTCCAAATCGCCAGGCATGCAAACGTTTTTGGCGGAATTTGCCACATTGCCGCAATTTTCGCACCTCACGGCGGGGCGGTCGGTGACCTGGCGGATGATATCCCACTCCTGTTGGCTTTCCAATTCGCAGAGGTGCCCCTGGTGCTCCTCGCAGCTGCTGCAGGCCGTGTCTTCAGTCATGGCATCATGCTCCTTTCTTTGTGGTCGCTGCAGAAAACGGGCAGCGGTTATTTGAAGAGTTTTATCCGATCCGCGCACGGCTGGAACGCTTTTTCATCGGGTTGGGAGACCGGTTTGCCGAAAGGCATCTGGGCCATCAGCTTCCACGTTGCCGGGATGTTCCAGGCGGTCTTTACCGCCTCGTCGATAACCGGATTGTAATGCTGCAGCGTGGCGCCGAACCCTTCTATTTCCAGGGCCGTCCAGATGGCAAACTGCAGCATGCCCGACGACTGGCTGGACCAGACGGGGAAATTGTCCTTGTATAAAGGGAACTTCTGCTGCAACCCCTCGACGATGCCGGTGTCTTCGAAATAGAGGATCGAACCGTAGCCGCTGCGAAACGCCCCGTCGATCTTGCCTTCGGTCGTTTTGAAGGCCTCCGTCGGCACGATCTTGCGCAATTCGTCCTTGGTCAGATCCCACAACCGGTCATGCTGCTCACCCAGGAGGATAACCACCCGGGAGCTTTGGGAATTGAACGACGACGGCACGTGCTTTACCGCCTCCCCCACAATCTCCGCGATCCGTTCGTCGGAGGTGACCGGTTCTTTGCTGATGGTGTAGCAGGACCTTCTTGTCTTCACGGCATCCCAAAATGAACTCTGCATAAAACGTCTCCTTTTTCTCGATTCGTGTTGTATGGTTTTTCTGCATCAGGCCAGGTCGAAGAGCAGCAGTTCCGCCTTTTCCCGTCCTGTTATCAGCACCTGCTCCTCACCGCTTACGGCAGCGCCGTCACCCTGCTCCAGCGCCAGGCCATTCACGAGAACCGGGCCGCGGGCAACCTGGAGCCAGGCATGCCGGCCGGCGGGAATGGGGTGAACAAGCTCTTCGCCCGGCACCAGCGCCGTCGCATACAGATTCACATCCTGATGGATCATGACCGACCCGGCCCGGCCATCGGGAGAAGCAACCAGCCTGAGGACGCCACGCTCTTCCCGCTCGGGAAAAGTCTTCTGCTCATACCCCGGCGCCACACCCTCCCGTGAGGGCAGAATCCATATCTGGAGGAAATGAACCTGTTCCGTTGGGGAATGGTTGTATTCGCTGTGGGTTATGCCGGTGCCGGCACTCATGCGCTGCACGTCGCCGGGGCGGATGACCGAGCCGTTGCCCATGCTGTCCCGATGCTCCAGCGCCCCTTCCAGGACGTAGGAGATGATCTCCATGTCCCGGTGCGGGTGAGTGGGGAAACCTTTCCCCGGTTGGACCCGGTCTTCGTTGATGACCCGCAGCGCCCTGAACCCCATGTGCCGCTGGTCGTAGTAGTCGGCGAAGGAGAAGGTATGCTGGCTGTTCAGCCAGCCGTGGTCGGCATGCCCGCGGTCGTGTGATTTTCGTATGGTGATCATCTTCGCTGCCCCCCTGTGGCGGACTGTGGTGGGTGCTTGGTTGTCAAATGGTTTAATATTAAACTATATCCCCCGCTGCAAAGAGTCAAGAACATTTTTTGCCGCACAGTTTCCAGCGGCACCCGGATAGAACCAGTTCACGACCCTCCCCGAAACGAAAAAGACTAAAAGACTATTTTTATCCTCTTGACAGGTGCGGGATTGGCTGGTATTAGTTTAGTGCATTCGATGCAACTATCTACAAAAAGGAGAGAATCCCATGTCCATCGCGACCCTCGTCACCCAACAGGCCCCCGATTTCACTGCGGATGCAGTCCTGCCGGACAATACTTTCGGTCAGCTTACCCTTTCCGGCTTCAAGGGGAAGAATGTCGTCCTGTTTTTCTACCCGCTGGACTTTACCTTTGTCTGCCCGTCCGAGATCCTGGCCTTCAACAAGAAGCTGGATGAATTCAAGAAGCGCAATACCGAGGTGATCGGGGTTTCCATCGATTCCAAATTCACCCATCTGGCCTGGAAAAACACCCCGGTCGAGGACGGCGGTATCGGCCAGATCCAGTATCCGCTGGTGTCCGACCTGAACAAGAACATCGCCCGGGAATACGGCATCCTGTTCAATGAATCCGTCGCCCTGCGCGGCCTCTTTCTCATCGATACCAAGGGCGTCATCCGCCACGCCGTCATCAACGACCTGCCCTTGGGGCGCAATGTGGCCGAAGCGCTGCGCATGGTGGACGCCCTCCAGTTCGTCGAAACCCACGGCGACCAGGTCTGCCCGGCCAACTGGCAGGAAGGCGAGGAAGCCATGAAGCCGACCGAGGAAGGGGTTGCCAGCTACCTTGCCAAGCACGCCAAATAGTTTCCATCCGGAAATACCGGATGAGAAACTATTGATTACGCGGAAAGGCGCGGCAGGAATTGCTGCGCCTTTTTTGTTCAGCCGCCAGTAACCACGGCTACGAGCAGGTTGTTCAAAAATAGTCAGTCGCACCCGCGAGACAAGACCAGAGGAGGCCCTCACCCGGCCTTTGGCCACCCTCTCCCAGAGGGAGAGGGTAACGGTATCCCTTCTCCCCTTGGGAGAAGGATAGGATGAGGGGCGTTACGCCGCACGAAAGGGCTTTCGAGGACGGCGACGACAACAACCACAGAGGGTTGCGCCATGCAGATGAGCGATATGGGACAGAATCCGCTGCTGTTCGGCCATGACAGCCGGCCCGGCATCATCGCCGTCGAGCCGGCCGGCCCCTTTGTGCGCCTCTTCTTCCGGACGGCCCACGGCGTCCAGTTTCACGACGAGCCGTTCCGTCCCTTCATCCTGCTCAGCGACCCGGCCCTGGTGAGCGGCTGCCGGGCGCCCTGCTCGGTGCGCCAACTGGCGGGCGACGACTTCTACCGTTTCCAGCTCCTGTTCGATTCATGGGGCGATTGCCTGACGGCGCGGGATTTCCTTGCCGCCAAGACCGGGATGCCGGCCGGCAGCGCCGATGCCCCCTACCTGTTCATCTCCGACCTTTCCCACCAGTATCTCCTGGCCACCGGCGCGACGCTGTTCAAGGGGCTGGACTTCGGCGACCTGCGCTGCCTGGCGCTGGACATCGAGACCTATTGCGCCGAGGGGTTCGAGTTCTCGAACCCCAAGCGCCGGGAAGACCGGATCGTTTCCATCGCCCTCAAGGATTCCCACGGCACGGAGACCGTGCTGCGCGGGGACCAGCTCGACGAGCCGGCCATGCTCCGGGCGCTCAACGAGGCCATCCGGGGCTGCGACCCGGACGTCATCATCGGCCATAACATCTTCCGGTTCGATCTGGAGTACATCGCCGCCCGCGCCGAACTGCACGGCATCCGCCTCGGCTGGGGGCGCAACGGCGCCCCACCCCACATCACGGCGAATTCCCGCTGGTCCCTGGCGGAAAAGGTCATCGACTATCCCCGGTGGGACGTGTACGGCCGCCATATCATCGACACCTATTTCCTGGTGCAGCTCTACGACATCTCGCTCCGCAGCCTGGAGAGCCACGGGCTGAAACAGGTGGCCCGGCATTTCGGCATCGCGGCGGATGAGCGGGTCTACCTGGCGGGGGGCGGGATCGCCGCCGCCTTCGACAGCGACCCGGAGACGCTCTACCGCTACAACCTGGACGATGTCCGCGAGACCCTGGACCTGTTCCGCCTGCTGGGCTACCCCTGGTTCCTGCAGACCCGCATCTTCCCCTACTCCTTTCAGAACTGCCCCCTGCGGGGCAACGCAACACGCATCAATGCGCTGTTCGTGCGGGAATACCTCCACCGCGGCCATGCGGTGCCCCGGCGCACCGGCGCGGCGCCCGCCTTCGAAGGGGGATACACGGAGAGTGCGGCGCAGGGGGTGTGGGGGCCGATCGTCCATTGCGACGTGGCGTCCCTTTACCCCTCCCTGATGCTGACCTACCGCCTCGGGCCGGCCAAGGACACCCTGGGGCTCTTCCTGCCGATGCTGGCGGAACTGCGCCGCTTCAGGCTGGAGGCGAAACGGGCCGCCCGGGAGAGCACCGCCCCGG is a window of Geobacter sp. FeAm09 DNA encoding:
- the hemC gene encoding hydroxymethylbilane synthase is translated as MPPKQLRIGTRASQLALWQANWVKSELEKRYPGMEVTLTKIKTIGDKILDVPLAQVGGKGLFVKEIEEAMLRGEIDIAVHSMKDVPTEFPEGLGLHCITEREDPRDAVISRNVTFSELPQGARIGTSALRRQAQLLKVRPDLQMVIIRGNVETRIRKLEDDNLDAVILAAAGLKRLGFTEKVAEYLDTDLSIPAIGQGALGIECRLDDAVITETIDFFNHPDTSYAVRAERALLKRCEGGCQVPIAAHGTVSGGTLRLVGFIAAVDGQRSVRGEVSGPMAECEKLGIQLADHLLGEGGKAILEEVYQREIASPSHP
- a CDS encoding Spy/CpxP family protein refolding chaperone; amino-acid sequence: MGNSHNGIKRIAAMLCITAATAFAGIAQAHDGGWEDGGCGRQHHKHVGKLFGKLGLTDAQKAQAKAIFQGNREVVKPIVANLRAERKNLETLLHADSIDEAAIRAQTAKIAGIQADLNINKAKVGAKFRAILTPDQLAKLKALQQKHTEAKDK
- a CDS encoding glycine zipper family protein, whose translation is MKRILSAMVIAAHLTGCVAYQSRSVPFLAPQDNAASLEVNGVRVGAEAFADPVRAEDAFGFDVRSAGLLPVQLVLDNQSGQGVEVMAAQTFLIDGGNRYWKVLAPGEAASRVDAATAGGAIGSGAGKGAMYGAAAGSILGLALGVVSGHGAGGAALTGGVLGAAGGAVIGGAAKADDREERSRIAGDVREKVIEGKAIPAGSLTSGFIFFPGEAQSAKALRLQIRFRSSGLQQTLLLPLTPGESPRILPGSPVRPTPADG
- a CDS encoding SH3 domain-containing protein produces the protein MTMFKKRGWYPLAAGLALLGTSLVTFGDAWAWRSPPPAYWSGPRFRELPREHRVIGYGRDSFYYTRGRYYRRGADGFFLVAPPFGLVVPTLPLGFAALVVGGLTYYELNGIYYRQAPEGYVVVEPPAAVGAPAPSAGQSGQRVVVQSELLNVRSGPSLEQDILTEVGRGTVLNVLGKVPDWYYVELTNGERGWVMERFVTPVKPVPEG
- a CDS encoding multidrug effflux MFS transporter; translated protein: MQENSLQLAELEPLEHRTAVNINKITLILGMLFVFAPLSTDMYLSSFPSIAASLGCGVEQVQYSLSAFVLGLAVGQLFYGPLIDRFGRRLPLLAGVAIFTVTSLLTVWAPDIATFTGLRFLQAVGGCAGMIVSRAVITDLFDEQQAAQALSAVMLVQGAGPIAAPIIGGYIHLIGGWPAVFVSLTLFGAACFILAARGLPETLPVHDRQRQGAGHVLKAFGNLMRRREFMVPALASSLVLASMFAFISGSPFVFMGLHGVSQQQYGWLFGVNTVGMVAASQLNRLLLRRFSPRTIFIRALLVHVVAAALLLALATTTHLALLMLPLFFCLATIPVIGANAVAAAMAQSGRHAGSASSLVGVLQFGLASLVSALVSMLHNGTAYPMAAMILACGLLAGGVLLMGRLQSHRQ
- a CDS encoding CerR family C-terminal domain-containing protein, with product MSRKKSHTTREKILSAACDVFVEKGFRDATVAEICKRAGANISAVNYYFGSKEALYQETWHHSFAESMKAHPQDGGVSADAPAEERLRGHLKALVERIADESTRDFFISQMEVANPTGLLEEVMRLEFDPLRDKTLAVVRELLGPDATERHVDFCETGIISMCIYPMMMRRVRLRHGATAIGPPVAFVDDLGAFADHVVAFALAGIAALRRQL
- a CDS encoding NADH peroxidase, with amino-acid sequence MKKFVCTICGYVHEGDAPPAECPQCKAPAEKFALKDDRDLSWADEHRIGVAQGVDQEVIEGLRSNFMGECTEVGMYLAMSRQADREGYPEVAEAYKRIAFEEAEHAAKFAELLGEVVKADTKANLTVRIEAENGACKGKKDLATKAKQLNYDAIHDTVHEMCKDEARHGQVFAGLLKRYF
- a CDS encoding nitroreductase family protein produces the protein MQSSFWDAVKTRRSCYTISKEPVTSDERIAEIVGEAVKHVPSSFNSQSSRVVILLGEQHDRLWDLTKDELRKIVPTEAFKTTEGKIDGAFRSGYGSILYFEDTGIVEGLQQKFPLYKDNFPVWSSQSSGMLQFAIWTALEIEGFGATLQHYNPVIDEAVKTAWNIPATWKLMAQMPFGKPVSQPDEKAFQPCADRIKLFK
- a CDS encoding pirin family protein, giving the protein MITIRKSHDRGHADHGWLNSQHTFSFADYYDQRHMGFRALRVINEDRVQPGKGFPTHPHRDMEIISYVLEGALEHRDSMGNGSVIRPGDVQRMSAGTGITHSEYNHSPTEQVHFLQIWILPSREGVAPGYEQKTFPEREERGVLRLVASPDGRAGSVMIHQDVNLYATALVPGEELVHPIPAGRHAWLQVARGPVLVNGLALEQGDGAAVSGEEQVLITGREKAELLLFDLA
- a CDS encoding peroxiredoxin, whose protein sequence is MSIATLVTQQAPDFTADAVLPDNTFGQLTLSGFKGKNVVLFFYPLDFTFVCPSEILAFNKKLDEFKKRNTEVIGVSIDSKFTHLAWKNTPVEDGGIGQIQYPLVSDLNKNIAREYGILFNESVALRGLFLIDTKGVIRHAVINDLPLGRNVAEALRMVDALQFVETHGDQVCPANWQEGEEAMKPTEEGVASYLAKHAK